The proteins below come from a single Synechococcus sp. WH 8101 genomic window:
- the ilvD gene encoding dihydroxy-acid dehydratase: MLRSDAVTQGIQRSPNRAMLRAVGFGDSDFGKPIIGIANGYSTITPCNVGLNDLARRAEEAARLAGGMPQTFGTITVSDGISMGTEGMKYSLVSREVIADAIETACNGQSMDGVLAVGGCDKNMPGAMIAMARMNIPAIFVYGGTIKPGKLGGCDLTVVSAFEAVGQITSGKIDEEQLTAIEKNACPGAGSCGGMFTANTMSAAIETMGLSLPYSSTMAAEDAEKAESAARSAEVLVEAIQQNIRPLDLLTREAFENAISVIMAVGGSTNSVLHLLAIARTAGVELSIDDFERIRQRVPVICDLKPSGRFVTVDLHQAGGIPQVMKLLLDAGLLHGDCRTIEGKTLREVLAAVPSVPPAGQDVIRPLSHPLYAKGHLAILKGNLAEEGAVAKISGVKNPVITGPARVFESEETCLAAILDKQINPGDVVVVRNEGPVGGPGMREMLSPTSAIVGQGLLDKVALITDGRFSGGSYGLVIGHVAPEAAVGGTIGLVQEGDSITVDANQLLIQLNVDATELAQRRAAWTQPAPRYRTGILGKYARLVSSSSVGAVTDQP; encoded by the coding sequence ATGCTCCGCTCCGACGCCGTCACGCAGGGGATCCAGCGTTCACCCAACCGAGCCATGCTCCGCGCCGTTGGCTTCGGGGATTCCGATTTCGGCAAGCCGATCATTGGGATCGCCAACGGGTACAGCACGATCACGCCCTGCAATGTGGGGCTGAACGACCTCGCCCGGCGCGCTGAGGAAGCGGCCCGATTGGCCGGTGGCATGCCCCAGACCTTCGGCACGATCACGGTCAGTGATGGGATCTCCATGGGCACCGAGGGGATGAAATATTCCCTCGTGAGCCGTGAGGTGATCGCCGATGCGATTGAAACGGCCTGCAATGGCCAGAGCATGGATGGTGTGCTGGCCGTGGGCGGCTGCGACAAGAACATGCCCGGGGCGATGATCGCCATGGCCCGGATGAACATTCCGGCGATCTTTGTGTATGGCGGCACCATCAAGCCGGGCAAGCTCGGTGGCTGCGACCTCACGGTGGTGAGTGCGTTTGAGGCGGTGGGTCAGATCACCAGCGGCAAGATCGACGAAGAACAGCTCACAGCGATCGAAAAGAACGCCTGTCCGGGCGCGGGGAGCTGCGGCGGCATGTTCACCGCCAACACCATGAGTGCCGCAATCGAAACGATGGGGCTGAGCCTGCCCTACAGCTCCACCATGGCGGCGGAAGATGCCGAAAAGGCCGAGAGCGCGGCGCGCTCCGCCGAGGTGCTGGTGGAGGCGATCCAACAAAACATCCGTCCCCTCGATCTACTCACCCGTGAAGCGTTTGAAAACGCCATCAGCGTGATCATGGCGGTGGGTGGCTCCACCAATTCCGTGCTGCACCTGCTGGCGATCGCCCGCACCGCGGGCGTGGAACTGAGCATCGACGATTTCGAGCGGATTCGGCAGCGAGTGCCCGTGATCTGTGATCTCAAACCCAGCGGCCGCTTCGTGACGGTGGATCTGCACCAGGCCGGTGGCATCCCCCAGGTGATGAAACTGCTCCTCGATGCCGGCCTGCTCCACGGCGACTGCCGCACGATCGAAGGCAAGACCCTCCGCGAGGTGCTCGCCGCTGTGCCGTCGGTCCCCCCCGCCGGCCAGGACGTGATTCGCCCCCTGAGCCATCCGCTCTATGCCAAGGGGCATCTGGCGATTCTCAAAGGCAACCTGGCCGAGGAAGGCGCGGTGGCCAAGATCAGCGGCGTCAAAAACCCGGTGATCACCGGCCCAGCCCGCGTGTTTGAAAGCGAGGAAACCTGCCTGGCCGCCATTCTCGACAAGCAGATCAACCCCGGCGATGTGGTGGTGGTGCGCAATGAGGGGCCGGTGGGAGGCCCGGGGATGCGGGAGATGCTCAGCCCCACCTCGGCGATCGTGGGCCAGGGGCTGCTCGACAAGGTGGCTCTGATCACCGATGGCCGCTTCTCAGGCGGCTCCTATGGCCTGGTGATCGGCCATGTGGCTCCAGAGGCCGCGGTGGGCGGCACGATCGGCCTGGTGCAGGAAGGCGACAGCATCACCGTGGATGCGAACCAGCTGCTGATTCAACTCAACGTGGATGCAACCGAGCTGGCCCAACGCCGGGCCGCCTGGACCCAACCCGCACCCCGGTATCGCACCGGCATCCTCGGTAAATACGCCCGACTGGTGAGCTCCAGCAGTGTGGGAGCGGTCACCGATCAACCCTGA
- a CDS encoding transporter substrate-binding domain-containing protein encodes MAPLRTPLLQLAALVVLLAPISARAMPLRVGVPIDQPPCSEGSSSGGYRGWAYDTWGSIADHLDRDQLLVPLDSLEAGLQGLETNALDVLATCLTNTPGRAARIDLSLPIREDSLRLIQKRSVTPLQVTLAVVSNQVLIGSLMLLVGLSCLTAVLLQVAERNHQAVSPPPTWPQLLRQLLQNTGSLIIGSGIHSLGSRSASILIWTSFGLIRLVIAAFVTASLTTWLINKDEAGPRFQLPSRTARVVSANDRIGVIQNHAAEEILRAAELSTGTQFKHLRRYSNLTALAQAVARDEVRFGVVDSQEAMALTSQRPWQQMLTVNEARKAYFSFSQSFGFNPRLPQATQRQINQGISRHRLQQALLESVNSTSEP; translated from the coding sequence ATGGCTCCCCTCAGAACACCGCTGCTGCAGCTCGCAGCCTTGGTGGTTTTGCTCGCCCCCATCTCCGCCAGGGCCATGCCCCTGCGGGTGGGGGTCCCGATCGATCAGCCCCCCTGCAGTGAAGGCAGCAGCAGCGGTGGATATCGCGGCTGGGCTTACGACACCTGGGGCTCGATCGCCGATCATCTCGATCGAGACCAACTCCTGGTTCCGCTCGACTCGCTGGAGGCAGGACTGCAGGGTCTCGAAACCAATGCGCTGGATGTGCTCGCGACGTGTCTGACCAATACGCCAGGACGTGCCGCCCGGATCGACTTATCCCTGCCCATCCGGGAAGACAGCCTGCGCTTGATCCAGAAGCGATCGGTCACCCCCCTGCAGGTGACCTTGGCTGTCGTCTCCAATCAGGTGCTGATCGGTAGCTTGATGCTTCTGGTGGGCCTCTCCTGCCTCACGGCCGTGCTGCTGCAGGTTGCCGAACGGAACCATCAAGCGGTCAGCCCCCCACCAACCTGGCCGCAATTGCTCCGGCAGCTGCTGCAGAACACCGGAAGCTTGATCATCGGCTCAGGCATCCATTCCCTGGGCAGCCGATCTGCATCCATTTTGATCTGGACCAGTTTTGGCCTGATTCGCCTGGTGATCGCCGCATTCGTCACCGCCAGTCTCACCACTTGGCTGATCAACAAAGATGAGGCCGGTCCGCGCTTTCAGCTCCCAAGCCGCACGGCACGCGTGGTCTCAGCAAACGACCGGATCGGTGTGATCCAGAACCATGCCGCTGAGGAAATCCTCCGGGCTGCGGAGCTCAGCACGGGAACGCAGTTCAAGCACCTGCGTCGCTACAGCAACCTCACGGCCCTGGCGCAGGCGGTGGCCCGGGATGAGGTTCGCTTCGGTGTGGTCGATAGCCAGGAGGCGATGGCGCTCACCAGCCAACGGCCATGGCAGCAGATGCTCACTGTGAACGAAGCCCGCAAGGCCTACTTCAGTTTCAGTCAGAGTTTTGGCTTCAATCCCCGCCTCCCCCAGGCGACCCAGCGGCAGATCAACCAAGGAATTAGCCGCCATCGGCTCCAACAGGCGCTTCTCGAGTCGGTGAACAGCACCTCCGAACCGTGA
- a CDS encoding CIA30 family protein → MSVRLADWTCLNDTIMGGSSRAGCRFSSEGLWLEGDVVAEGGGFVSCRSPVFRPPLDWSAAQGLRIVVDGGGRTLKLAVACRDGVLGLTDLIPGGLRWVASLPTEAEGTTTTVIPLADLKPVVRAKPVTLPVRFDASGVTRLQLLHSRFAEDGRENTGFRAGPIQLLVRAIEPVV, encoded by the coding sequence TTGTCTGTTCGACTTGCGGATTGGACCTGCCTCAATGACACGATCATGGGCGGGTCCAGCAGGGCAGGCTGCCGCTTCAGCTCCGAGGGCCTCTGGCTCGAGGGTGACGTGGTGGCCGAGGGTGGCGGCTTTGTGAGCTGCCGCTCTCCGGTGTTCCGGCCGCCGTTGGATTGGTCCGCTGCCCAGGGGTTGCGGATCGTGGTGGATGGAGGTGGTCGCACCCTCAAGCTGGCTGTCGCTTGTCGCGATGGTGTTTTGGGCCTCACCGATCTGATCCCGGGAGGGCTGCGTTGGGTGGCTTCGCTGCCGACCGAGGCTGAGGGAACCACCACCACGGTGATTCCCTTGGCTGATCTCAAGCCTGTGGTCCGGGCCAAGCCCGTGACCCTGCCGGTGCGTTTTGATGCCTCGGGAGTGACCCGGCTCCAGTTGCTCCATTCCCGTTTTGCCGAGGATGGCCGTGAGAACACCGGCTTCCGCGCTGGCCCGATTCAGCTGCTCGTGCGCGCGATTGAACCGGTGGTTTGA
- the pgl gene encoding 6-phosphogluconolactonase, whose translation MTSYRIERAKDPQDLARRAAEHIATAIDLALDQRDRAQIALSGGTTPARAYEVLGHEHLPWDRVDVLLGDERWVAADDASSNARMLRNTLLKPGQPGARACFHPVPTVELASAEASAEAFADLVSRLCSGAPPVFDLMLLGLGDDGHTASLFPGTEAPLVRDRWTTIGRGKGLDRITLTAPVLSAARQVVFLVSGEGKRQALSRLLDPAESPVRTPARLVQPAAEVIILADEAALGTP comes from the coding sequence ATGACCTCTTATCGCATCGAGCGGGCCAAGGATCCCCAGGATCTGGCCCGCCGCGCCGCAGAGCACATCGCCACGGCAATTGATCTGGCTCTCGATCAGCGAGACCGAGCCCAGATCGCCCTCTCCGGAGGCACCACACCGGCCAGGGCCTACGAGGTTCTCGGCCATGAGCACCTGCCTTGGGATCGGGTGGATGTGCTGCTTGGCGACGAACGTTGGGTTGCCGCTGATGATGCCTCCAGCAACGCCCGGATGCTGCGCAACACGCTTCTGAAGCCGGGGCAGCCGGGTGCACGTGCTTGTTTTCACCCCGTACCCACGGTGGAGCTGGCGTCGGCTGAGGCCAGTGCCGAAGCCTTCGCGGACCTTGTGTCGCGCCTGTGCAGTGGTGCACCGCCTGTGTTTGATCTGATGCTGCTCGGTCTGGGCGATGACGGTCACACTGCCTCGCTGTTCCCGGGCACGGAGGCCCCGTTGGTGCGCGATCGCTGGACCACGATCGGTCGCGGCAAGGGGCTGGATCGGATCACCCTCACCGCTCCCGTGCTCAGCGCCGCCCGCCAGGTGGTGTTCCTTGTGAGCGGTGAAGGCAAGCGTCAGGCCCTCAGTCGATTGCTCGATCCCGCCGAGTCCCCTGTGCGCACCCCGGCTCGCCTGGTGCAACCGGCTGCCGAAGTGATCATCCTTGCCGATGAGGCGGCCTTGGGGACCCCTTAA
- the gndA gene encoding NADP-dependent phosphogluconate dehydrogenase: MSKAHFGLIGLGVMGENLVLNAERNGFSSVVYNRTYAKTEEFLAGRGAGRNIQGATDLQDFVNKLERPRRILMMVKAGGPVDAVIQQISPYLEEGDLLIDGGNSEYHDTERRVAELESKSFGFIGMGVSGGAKGALEGPSMMPGGTKASYDAIESLVCKMAAQVEDGPCVTYIGPGGSGHFVKTVHNGIEYGIEQILAEGYDLMKRVGGLSGSAMADVFAHWNSTEELSSYLVEITEVCLRTKDPDDGSDLVEKIQDKAGQKGTGLWTVVSALQMGASVPTIYAALNGRVMSSMKDQRIKAETLLKGPAMKPFDMGSPADGMAPLMDAMVLACMASYAQGMELLRIASAEHNYNLHMPSIAQIWKGGCIIRARLLKRIQDAFNADPQLPNLLIDPWFADQVNRRLPGLARIVAGAAEAGIPVPCLSSTLDYINSYRTSRLPQNLVQAMRDCFGSHTYERVDKDGVFHTEWLN, encoded by the coding sequence ATGTCCAAGGCGCACTTCGGTCTGATCGGTCTCGGCGTGATGGGCGAGAATCTCGTCCTCAACGCTGAACGCAACGGTTTCTCCAGCGTCGTTTACAACCGCACCTACGCCAAGACGGAGGAGTTCCTCGCCGGGCGCGGGGCCGGCCGCAACATCCAGGGCGCCACGGACCTTCAGGATTTCGTCAACAAGCTGGAGCGTCCCCGCCGGATCCTGATGATGGTGAAAGCCGGTGGCCCGGTCGACGCTGTGATTCAGCAGATCTCCCCTTACCTGGAGGAAGGCGATCTACTGATCGATGGTGGCAACTCGGAGTACCACGACACCGAGCGACGGGTGGCTGAGTTGGAGAGCAAAAGCTTTGGCTTCATCGGCATGGGCGTGTCCGGTGGTGCCAAGGGTGCTCTGGAAGGTCCGAGCATGATGCCCGGCGGCACCAAGGCCTCTTACGACGCGATTGAGAGTCTGGTGTGCAAGATGGCGGCCCAGGTGGAAGACGGGCCCTGCGTCACTTATATCGGCCCCGGGGGGTCGGGCCATTTCGTCAAGACCGTGCACAACGGCATTGAGTACGGCATCGAGCAGATCCTGGCGGAGGGCTACGACCTGATGAAGCGGGTCGGTGGCCTGAGCGGCAGCGCGATGGCAGATGTGTTTGCCCACTGGAACAGCACCGAGGAATTGTCTTCGTATCTGGTGGAGATCACGGAAGTGTGTCTGCGCACCAAGGATCCCGATGACGGCAGCGACTTGGTGGAGAAGATCCAGGACAAGGCCGGCCAGAAGGGGACCGGTCTCTGGACCGTCGTGAGTGCCCTCCAGATGGGGGCTTCCGTGCCCACCATCTATGCCGCATTGAACGGTCGGGTGATGAGCTCGATGAAGGATCAGCGCATCAAGGCCGAAACCCTTCTCAAGGGGCCGGCAATGAAGCCCTTTGACATGGGCAGCCCCGCCGACGGCATGGCGCCGTTGATGGATGCGATGGTGCTGGCCTGCATGGCCAGTTACGCCCAGGGGATGGAGCTGCTACGCATCGCCTCCGCCGAGCACAACTACAACCTGCATATGCCGTCGATCGCCCAGATCTGGAAGGGCGGCTGCATCATTCGCGCCCGTCTGCTCAAGCGCATTCAGGATGCTTTCAACGCTGATCCCCAGCTTCCCAATCTGCTGATTGACCCCTGGTTTGCCGATCAGGTGAACCGTCGCTTACCCGGCCTGGCCAGGATCGTGGCTGGCGCCGCTGAGGCCGGGATTCCCGTGCCCTGCCTGAGCAGCACGCTGGATTACATCAACAGCTACCGCACCTCGCGCTTGCCCCAGAACCTGGTGCAGGCCATGCGCGATTGCTTCGGCTCCCACACCTACGAGCGGGTCGACAAAGACGGTGTGTTCCACACCGAGTGGCTGAACTGA
- a CDS encoding glucose-1-phosphate adenylyltransferase — protein sequence MKRVLAIILGGGAGTRLYPLTKMRAKPAVPLAGKYRLIDIPISNCINSNITKMYVLTQFNSASLNRHLSQTYDLSAGFGQGFVEVLAAQQTPESPSWFEGTADAVRKYQWLFQEWDVDEYLILSGDQLYRMDYSLFVEHHRQSGADLTVAALPVDPQQAEAFGLMRTDAHGTIQEFREKPKGNSLKEMAVDTSRFGLSPESAEQKPYLASMGIYVFSRKALIDLLNDHPQHKDFGKEVIPEALAGGMTLKSYVFDDYWEDIGTIGAFYEANLALTQQPSPPFSFYDEDFPIYTRPRYLPPSKLVDAQITESIIGEGTMLKSCSIHHCVLGVRSRVENDVVLQDSLLMGADFFESSTERAVLRERGGIPVGVGQGTTVKRAILDKNTRIGSNVTIVNKDHVEEADRPELGFYIRNGIVVVVKNASIPDGTVI from the coding sequence ATGAAGCGCGTTCTGGCCATCATTCTGGGGGGGGGAGCAGGAACCCGCCTCTACCCGCTCACCAAGATGAGGGCCAAGCCGGCGGTCCCACTGGCTGGAAAATATCGATTGATCGATATTCCGATCAGCAACTGCATCAACTCCAACATCACCAAGATGTATGTGTTGACGCAGTTCAACAGTGCATCGCTGAACCGACATCTCTCCCAGACCTACGACCTCAGCGCAGGTTTCGGTCAGGGGTTCGTGGAAGTGTTGGCGGCTCAACAAACACCTGAAAGCCCATCCTGGTTTGAGGGCACCGCCGATGCGGTGCGTAAGTATCAATGGCTGTTTCAGGAATGGGATGTTGATGAATATCTAATCCTCTCCGGGGACCAGCTCTACCGGATGGACTACAGCCTCTTTGTAGAGCATCACCGTCAGTCGGGAGCTGATCTCACCGTAGCCGCTCTTCCGGTTGACCCCCAGCAGGCGGAGGCGTTCGGCCTGATGCGCACCGATGCCCATGGCACCATTCAGGAGTTCCGGGAGAAGCCCAAGGGAAACTCCCTCAAAGAGATGGCCGTAGACACCTCCCGCTTCGGCTTGTCACCGGAATCGGCTGAGCAGAAGCCCTATCTGGCGTCGATGGGCATTTATGTGTTCAGCCGTAAGGCGCTGATCGATCTCCTTAACGATCATCCCCAACATAAGGATTTCGGCAAGGAGGTCATTCCTGAGGCCCTGGCGGGTGGCATGACGCTCAAGAGTTATGTGTTTGATGATTACTGGGAAGATATCGGAACGATCGGAGCTTTTTACGAGGCCAACCTGGCCCTGACCCAGCAACCTTCACCGCCCTTCAGCTTCTACGACGAAGACTTTCCGATTTACACCCGGCCCCGTTATCTACCACCCAGCAAACTCGTGGATGCCCAGATCACGGAGTCGATCATCGGCGAGGGCACCATGCTCAAGTCGTGCAGCATTCACCATTGCGTGCTGGGTGTGCGCAGCCGGGTGGAAAACGATGTGGTGCTTCAAGATTCGCTGCTGATGGGGGCTGATTTCTTCGAATCCTCCACCGAGCGCGCCGTTCTCAGGGAGCGTGGTGGCATTCCGGTGGGTGTGGGTCAGGGCACCACGGTGAAACGCGCCATCCTCGACAAGAACACCCGGATCGGCTCCAACGTCACCATCGTCAACAAAGACCACGTGGAAGAAGCCGACCGGCCTGAGCTGGGTTTCTACATCCGCAACGGCATCGTTGTGGTGGTGAAGAATGCCTCCATCCCCGATGGCACGGTGATCTGA
- a CDS encoding glutamyl-tRNA reductase, giving the protein MHIAVVGLSHRTAPVEVREKLSIPEQTMESSLQTLRDHEQVLEASILSTCNRLEIYTLVRHPELGMSAVREFLSGHSGLPTDDLTPHLFTYHHQDAVAHLLRVSAGLDSLVLGEGQILSQVKKMMRLGQEHKSIGPILNRLLTQAVSTGKRVRSETNLGTGAVSISSAAVELAQLKLGQARGLDQLVTLESEQVAVVGAGRMSRLLLQHLQAKGCSGVVLLNRTRERAQMLAADFPGLPVQCRTLEELDHCLSTCSLVFTSTAADDPIIDAARLLRLNRRSSLRLIDIGVPRNIASDVAGIAGVEAFDVDDLQEVVARNQEARQQVAREAQGLLDEEGRLFLEWWDSLEAVPTINRLRSALEQIRSDELQKALSRMGPDFSARERKVVEALSKGIINKILHTPVTQLRSPQPRQDRQQALRVVERIFELELDPASADA; this is encoded by the coding sequence ATGCATATTGCCGTCGTCGGCCTCAGTCATCGCACGGCACCCGTTGAAGTCCGGGAGAAGCTCAGTATCCCGGAGCAGACGATGGAGTCCTCGCTCCAGACCCTGCGCGACCATGAGCAGGTGCTCGAGGCATCGATCCTCAGCACCTGCAACCGGCTTGAGATTTACACCCTGGTGCGGCATCCCGAGCTGGGCATGTCCGCCGTGCGTGAGTTCCTCAGCGGTCATTCCGGTCTTCCCACCGATGACCTCACCCCCCATCTCTTCACGTATCACCATCAAGACGCAGTCGCCCACCTGTTGAGGGTCTCTGCCGGGCTCGACAGTCTGGTGCTCGGCGAAGGCCAGATCCTGTCCCAGGTGAAGAAGATGATGCGCCTGGGCCAGGAGCACAAATCGATCGGCCCGATCCTCAACCGTCTCCTCACCCAGGCGGTCAGCACCGGCAAGCGGGTGCGAAGTGAAACGAACCTCGGCACCGGTGCGGTATCGATCAGCTCGGCGGCGGTGGAGCTGGCCCAGTTGAAGCTCGGTCAGGCCCGCGGCCTCGATCAGTTGGTCACCCTGGAGTCTGAGCAGGTGGCCGTGGTGGGTGCCGGCCGCATGAGCCGTTTGCTGTTGCAACATCTGCAGGCCAAGGGGTGTTCCGGCGTGGTGCTGCTCAACCGCACCCGTGAACGGGCCCAGATGCTCGCCGCCGACTTCCCCGGGCTGCCGGTGCAGTGCCGCACCCTGGAGGAGCTGGACCATTGCTTGAGCACCTGTTCCCTGGTGTTCACGAGCACGGCGGCCGATGATCCGATCATCGATGCCGCTCGCCTGCTACGGCTGAACCGCCGCAGCTCCCTGCGTCTGATCGACATCGGCGTGCCCCGCAACATCGCTTCGGATGTCGCTGGCATCGCCGGCGTTGAGGCCTTCGATGTGGACGACCTCCAGGAAGTGGTGGCGCGCAATCAGGAAGCGCGCCAGCAGGTGGCTCGTGAAGCCCAGGGACTACTGGATGAGGAGGGGCGCCTGTTCCTGGAGTGGTGGGACAGCCTGGAGGCGGTTCCCACGATCAACCGCTTGCGTTCAGCTCTCGAGCAGATCCGCTCGGATGAACTGCAGAAAGCGCTCAGTCGCATGGGGCCCGACTTCTCGGCCAGGGAGCGCAAGGTGGTGGAAGCCCTCAGCAAGGGCATCATCAATAAAATCCTGCACACGCCCGTGACTCAGTTGCGCAGTCCCCAGCCCCGTCAGGATCGTCAGCAAGCCCTGCGGGTTGTGGAGCGGATCTTCGAGCTGGAGCTCGATCCAGCCTCCGCCGATGCCTGA
- the glpX gene encoding class II fructose-bisphosphatase → MDRTLIQEILEVVEQAAIASARLTGLGKKDEADAAAVEAMRQRMGQIQMQGRIVIGEGERDEAPMLYIGEEVGSGTGPGVDFAVDPCEGTNLCANNQRGSMAVLAASDRGGLFNAPDFYMKKLAAPPAAKGKVDIRKSATENIKILSECLGLAVSELTIVVMDRARHKDLIAEIRATGARVQPISDGDVQAAIACGFAGTGTHCLMGIGAAPEGVISAAAMRALGGHFQGQLVYDPAVAQTKEWADLTKEGNLARLAEMGISDPDKIYEAEELASGEHVVFAGSGITDGLLFHGVKFEKDCTRTSSLVISNLDNTCRFTNTVHIKDGAQSIALS, encoded by the coding sequence GTGGATCGCACTCTCATCCAGGAAATACTCGAGGTCGTGGAGCAGGCGGCCATCGCCTCTGCTCGCCTCACCGGTCTCGGCAAGAAGGATGAAGCCGATGCCGCTGCTGTTGAGGCCATGCGTCAGCGCATGGGCCAGATCCAGATGCAGGGCCGGATCGTGATCGGGGAAGGCGAGCGTGACGAAGCGCCGATGCTCTACATCGGTGAAGAAGTGGGTAGCGGAACGGGCCCCGGCGTCGACTTCGCCGTCGACCCCTGTGAAGGCACCAACCTCTGCGCTAACAACCAGCGCGGTTCGATGGCCGTGCTTGCGGCTTCCGATCGCGGTGGTCTGTTCAATGCACCCGACTTCTACATGAAGAAGTTGGCCGCTCCTCCGGCTGCCAAGGGCAAGGTGGACATCCGCAAGTCGGCCACCGAAAATATCAAGATCCTCAGCGAGTGCCTCGGCCTGGCGGTGAGCGAGCTCACGATCGTGGTGATGGATCGGGCCCGCCACAAGGATCTGATCGCTGAAATCCGCGCCACCGGCGCCCGCGTGCAGCCCATTTCCGATGGTGATGTGCAAGCGGCCATCGCCTGTGGCTTCGCTGGCACCGGCACCCACTGCCTGATGGGGATCGGCGCCGCTCCCGAAGGGGTGATTTCCGCCGCTGCCATGCGCGCCCTCGGTGGTCACTTCCAGGGCCAGCTCGTCTATGACCCCGCTGTCGCTCAAACCAAGGAATGGGCCGATCTCACCAAGGAGGGCAACCTGGCTCGCCTGGCCGAGATGGGAATCAGCGACCCTGACAAGATCTATGAAGCTGAGGAGCTTGCCTCCGGTGAGCACGTCGTGTTCGCCGGCAGCGGGATCACCGACGGCCTCCTGTTCCACGGCGTTAAGTTCGAAAAGGACTGCACCCGCACCAGCAGCCTGGTGATCAGCAATCTCGACAACACCTGCCGCTTCACCAACACGGTGCACATCAAGGACGGCGCCCAGAGCATCGCTCTGAGCTGA
- the rpe gene encoding ribulose-phosphate 3-epimerase, with protein sequence MSTKPLVISPSILSADFARLGEEVKAVDQAGADWIHVDVMDGRFVPNITIGPLIVEALRPVTQKPLDVHLMIVEPEKYVPDFAKAGADIISVQVEACPHLHRNLAQIKDLGKQAGAVLNPSTPLDTLEYCLELCDLVLIMSVNPGFGGQSFIENQVQKIRDLRRMCEAKGLDPWIEVDGGVKGANAWKVIEAGANAIVSGSGVFNQPDYAAAIEGIRNSKRPEGVLV encoded by the coding sequence ATGAGCACCAAGCCCCTGGTGATCTCCCCGTCGATCCTCTCGGCCGATTTCGCCCGCCTCGGCGAGGAGGTGAAAGCGGTGGATCAGGCCGGTGCCGACTGGATCCACGTTGACGTGATGGATGGTCGCTTCGTGCCGAACATCACCATCGGCCCCTTGATCGTTGAAGCCCTCCGCCCGGTGACCCAGAAACCTCTGGATGTGCACCTGATGATCGTGGAGCCCGAGAAGTACGTGCCCGATTTCGCGAAAGCGGGAGCCGACATCATCTCGGTGCAGGTCGAAGCCTGCCCGCATCTGCACCGCAACCTGGCGCAGATCAAGGATCTGGGCAAACAGGCAGGTGCTGTGCTCAACCCCAGCACCCCGCTCGACACCCTGGAGTACTGCCTTGAGCTCTGCGATCTGGTGCTGATCATGAGCGTGAACCCCGGCTTCGGTGGTCAGAGCTTCATCGAGAACCAGGTGCAGAAAATCCGCGACCTGCGTCGCATGTGCGAGGCCAAAGGTCTCGATCCCTGGATAGAAGTGGATGGTGGCGTCAAAGGAGCCAACGCCTGGAAAGTAATCGAGGCAGGGGCCAATGCGATTGTGAGTGGATCCGGCGTGTTTAATCAGCCCGACTACGCCGCCGCCATTGAGGGCATCCGCAACAGCAAGCGCCCGGAAGGCGTTCTCGTTTGA